TAATCGCTGTGCGAGATGAAGCAGCAATGACAAGGGCGCTCACTTATTTTAAAGAAGAAGCACGCGTCGATTATATATTAATAGATACAGCCGGGAAGAATTATCGTACGTCAGAAACGGTTGAAGAAATGATTGAAACGATGGGACAAGTAGAGCCAGATTATATTTGCTTAACATTATCAGCTTCTATGAAAAGTAAAGACATGATTGAAATCATTACGAACTTTAAAGATATTCATATTGATGGTATCGTGTTTACGAAATTTGATGAAACAGCGAGCAGTGGTGAATTGTTGAAAATTCCAGCTGTATCATCAGCTCCAATTGTATTAATGACAGATGGACAAGACGTGAAGCAACATATACATATCGCTACAGCTGAACATTTAGCAAAACAAATGTTACAAACATCGTAAGAAGAGAGGTGAAGAATAAGGCGCCTGCCTTATTCAAACGAGTATGAATGGTCTTTATATAGGTTCTATGGGTATGATGAATTACATGCAGCGTTTAAATGTACACTCTAATAACGTCGCAAATGCCCAAACGACAGGATTTAAAGCAGAAAACATGACTTCTAAAGTATTTGATGTGCAAGACGCATATCGCCGCGGAGATGGATTGGCGACAAATATCGGTTCGGCCGATTACGCTGTCGTACCAGCTGCGACACATGTGAATTTAGCGCAAGGAAATGTACAAATTACAAATAGTGCTACAGATTTCTTTTTAGACGACGGTGTGGCTGGCATATCATCATTTTTCGTTACATCTAAAAATGATGAAACACTTTTAACGAGAGACGGTAGTTTCACAGTAAATAGTGATCGTTATTTACAAACATCTTCAGGTGCTTTTGTATTGGGTGAGAATAATGAACGTATTCGTATTCCAGAAGGAGCAAAGGTGGCTGTACAAGCAGATGGTACATTGTACGATGAAGTAACACAAAATAATATTGCCCGCTTGCAAACGAAAACAGTAGACGCAGAAGCAAACGCTCGCCTCGTGCAACGTGAAAATAAAAGTTTTACACTAGCAGAAGGAAACGTTGCCGATTTACCGAACGGAACAGGGGCAGTACGTAATCATACGCTAGAAAATTCAAATGTGGATATGACGAAAGAAATGGCTGATCTTATGACGAATCAAAAAATGATTCAAGCATCGCAGCGCATCATGACTTCGTTTGATAAAATTTATGAAAAAGAAGCGAATGAAATATTGAGATAAAGGACTTCCCATTAATGGGAGTCTTTTTTTGTTGCTTTTCTTTCAGTTACACCATAAAATGATAATGATTATCAATATCGATGTGATTTAAAAAGAATGGAAGTTGGATTGTATCAGTATTTGCTTAACTAGGTGAATTAAAGATAAGGGGAAGGTGTGTACATATGTCTACCAAAAAACAGCTTTGCATTGGGTTATGTTTGATTTCTAGAAAGAAAGAAGAAGAGAATAAGTTTGATTCAGGAATCGGTGAACAAGTAGAGTTAGCACAACTGGCAGAGAAGGCTAAGTTAGATTTTGTTTTTAAAGCGGATTATTTAGTGGCACATCCAGATTTAATTGCACGTAATAAGGGGAATGTAATTTTAGATCCAACATTACTTTTTACTGCTATTGCGTATGCGACAGAAAAAATTGGAGTCGTTACGACCGCTTCAACATCATTTTATCCACCATATATACTAGCGAGGCAACTACAATCTTTAAATTGGATTAGTAACGGCCGAGTAGGATGGAACATTGTCACATCAATTGATGGTGCTGAAAACTTTGGTGAGGCAGGGATGCCACCATCTGAGGAACGATACGCGAAAGCGGCAGAATGTACAGAGTTAGTCAGAAAACTTTGGAGGAGTCATCCTTATGAAGTTTTGAAAGAAGACAACGCAGATGTAATTAGAGAGATGGTACAGCCAATTGAGCATCGTGGTGAGCATTTTGAGGTGAAAGGTCCACTTAATATCCCTCAGCATATTTCTGGGGAAATGCCTTTATTTCAAGCGGGTGCTTCAGAGCCTGGCCGGAATTTCGCTGCTTCTGTTGCGGATGCGATTTTTGCCGCAATGCCAGATGTAGAATCAGGAATCGAACTTCGTCAAGATTTAAGAAGAAGAGCAGAAAAGCATGGCCGAAAGCAAGATGATATACGTGTATTGCCTGGTTTATATTTCTTTATTGGTGATTCATATGAAGAAGCACTAGAAATGCACAAGCAAGCTCATCAACATCTTACAAAAGAGAAGAGGTACGCTTTACTCGAAATGGTTCTCGGATTAGATGTTAGAGGGATGCCATTAGAAAGTAAGGTTACTGAACATATGCTACCAAGTAGGAATCAAACTGTACGTAGTAAAACACATGCCGAATTATTACGGAATTTCATCATTAAAAATGAACCAACTGTTGAGCAAATACTAGAACGACCAGAAGTTGTTGGATCTGCTCATTGGGTCGCTATTGGCACACCACAAGACGTTTTCAAGCAAATTATGGAAAGATTTGAAGCAGGGGCACTAGATGGATTCATTGCAATTCCAGGCGGACCTCCTAAATCATTGGATTTATTCTTTAGTGAAGTGATTCCTTTATTCGTGAAAGCAGGTGTATTTAGAGAAGAGTATACAGGTTCAACTTTACGTGAGCATTTGGAGGGTAATATATCAAATTGTTTGCAGTTAAAATAATAGGAACATTATGTACAAAAAGCCTTTTAAAAGAAGGCTTTTTCATTTGTGTTTTAAAATTCAGAATCATCAGTTGACTATGAGAGACTTCTTTTCTATATTAGTAGGTATAACAATAACTACTATCAGAAAATGGAATTAGAGCGATATAGATTGTGAGGGATTACTGATGGATGAAATAATAAAGAAATTGGGTTCTCCCAGTATGAATGTAAAGCTTATATAGGTTTATTAAAACATTACCCAGCAACTGGTTATGAAGTGAGTAATCAAACAGGCGGACCTCGTTCCATGATTTACGAGGTGCTCGGCAAGTTGATGGATAAAGGTGCAGTGCATTTAGTTCCTTCTGAACCAGTGAAATATGGACCTGTAGCAGCAACTGAATTAATGGATCGAATGCGAAAAGATTTTGAAAGGTCCTTTGAATTGTTAGACCGAAAATTAAATTATTTAGAACAGGAGCGACAAATGGATGTAATTATAAATCTAGTTCATGTCCTAACAGGAAAACGTAGTATGGAAGAAATGGAGGGAGAGAAAGGTGAATAAAGCTCAGGCACATATGACATTGCAGAGCGAGGATACATTTCAACAAGGTGTAAAGGATTGTTTACCAACTGTATTTGGATATTTGAGCATTGGTATAGCGGCTGGTGTAATTGCGAAAACAGCTGGTTTCTCCATCATTGAAATTGCTTTTATGTCCACTTTAATTTATGCAGGTTCTGCTCAATTTATATTAGCAGGTATGTATGCTGCCGGTGCTCCTGCCTCGGCAATTATTTTTACCGTATTTTTTGTTAATCTACGGCACCTTTTAATGAGCGCTGCGCTTGCGCCCTACTTCACGAAAATTCCTCTATTTAAAAACTTAATAATTGGTTCGCAAATTACAGATGAAACTTTCGGCGTTGCAGTGCAGCAAGCAGCGCAAAAAGGTTATTTAGGTGAAAAGTGGATGCTAGGATTAAACGTAACAGCATATTTAAATTGGATTATCGCTACAATTATTGGCGGACTCTTTGGTGAATGGATACCAGATCCTCATACGTACGGGATGGATTATGCCTTGCCAGCAATGTTTATTGGATTATTTGTTCTCCAGCTTATAAGTAGTAAACCGAAACTAGCAATTCATCTTACTGTTGCGGTTGTAGCTATTGTTATTGCATACGTTTCACACATTTTTATGCCAGATAGCATAGCAGTTATTATCGCAACGCTGTTAGCTGCGACGATTGGAGTGGTGATTGAGAAATGGAAATGAGATTAGACGTATTATTACTTTTATTAGCAGCAGGAGCAGTTACACTTGTGCCTCGTATATTACCTCTTCTCGTATTTAGCAAACTGCAAATCCCAGATTGGGGCTTAAGATGGTTAAATTACATACCGATTGCGATATTAGCAGCACTTTTAGCGCAAGTATTATTTATGCACGAGACAGTGCAGTGGGATTATCTTATCGCAGCAATCCCAACATTTCTTGTCGCAATATATACGCGTAGTTTATTAGGAACAGTATTAACTGGAGTGATTGTGATTATTTTGTTACGTTTATTTTTCTAAAAAGGATTCAGCTCATATAATAGCGAAAGGTGTAATAACATGAAATATATAGGGGTGGTGTTATGATACTTTTAACGATAGGCGCTATTTTATTAACGGTATTCATTTTCTTTATTATCGTTTTTATTACGTTTATGATGGTTGTTGATAAGGCGACACCTCAAATTTACTATACACCTTGTGAATCAGTAACAGTGAAATCTAAAGGTAAACATAGAAGGAAGAAAAGTTGAGTGTTGGCTTTTCTTCTTTCTGTTTTTACATCCCCGAAAGAACTAACAACAATAATCCAAATAGAAAACTAATAAAAGAAAGGAAACCGATAGATATGGAAAAAATACGATTGTTCTTCCATTCGCGTGCGAAAACGATAAAGCCTAAAACGCAAAGGAAAAACCAAATAGGTAGAAATATAAATCGACTAACTTTCTCAGGTAGTAATGAATAAAAATTTGTTAAATATAATATCCAATTCGCAAAAAATAGAGCACATACGATGAATGATTGTAAGTATGGTCGGTTTAGAAAAGTTCCTTTTTTAACCGTCATAAAAATGAGAGCTAACGCTGAAATGAAGGGA
This Bacillus mycoides DNA region includes the following protein-coding sequences:
- a CDS encoding NtaA/DmoA family FMN-dependent monooxygenase (This protein belongs to a clade of FMN-dependent monooxygenases, within a broader family of flavin-dependent oxidoreductases, the luciferase-like monooxygenase (LMM) family, some of whose members use coenzyme F420 rather than FMN.), which encodes MSTKKQLCIGLCLISRKKEEENKFDSGIGEQVELAQLAEKAKLDFVFKADYLVAHPDLIARNKGNVILDPTLLFTAIAYATEKIGVVTTASTSFYPPYILARQLQSLNWISNGRVGWNIVTSIDGAENFGEAGMPPSEERYAKAAECTELVRKLWRSHPYEVLKEDNADVIREMVQPIEHRGEHFEVKGPLNIPQHISGEMPLFQAGASEPGRNFAASVADAIFAAMPDVESGIELRQDLRRRAEKHGRKQDDIRVLPGLYFFIGDSYEEALEMHKQAHQHLTKEKRYALLEMVLGLDVRGMPLESKVTEHMLPSRNQTVRSKTHAELLRNFIIKNEPTVEQILERPEVVGSAHWVAIGTPQDVFKQIMERFEAGALDGFIAIPGGPPKSLDLFFSEVIPLFVKAGVFREEYTGSTLREHLEGNISNCLQLK
- a CDS encoding AzlC family ABC transporter permease; translation: MTLQSEDTFQQGVKDCLPTVFGYLSIGIAAGVIAKTAGFSIIEIAFMSTLIYAGSAQFILAGMYAAGAPASAIIFTVFFVNLRHLLMSAALAPYFTKIPLFKNLIIGSQITDETFGVAVQQAAQKGYLGEKWMLGLNVTAYLNWIIATIIGGLFGEWIPDPHTYGMDYALPAMFIGLFVLQLISSKPKLAIHLTVAVVAIVIAYVSHIFMPDSIAVIIATLLAATIGVVIEKWK
- a CDS encoding AzlD domain-containing protein, producing MEMRLDVLLLLLAAGAVTLVPRILPLLVFSKLQIPDWGLRWLNYIPIAILAALLAQVLFMHETVQWDYLIAAIPTFLVAIYTRSLLGTVLTGVIVIILLRLFF
- a CDS encoding flagellar basal-body rod protein FlgG — translated: MNGLYIGSMGMMNYMQRLNVHSNNVANAQTTGFKAENMTSKVFDVQDAYRRGDGLATNIGSADYAVVPAATHVNLAQGNVQITNSATDFFLDDGVAGISSFFVTSKNDETLLTRDGSFTVNSDRYLQTSSGAFVLGENNERIRIPEGAKVAVQADGTLYDEVTQNNIARLQTKTVDAEANARLVQRENKSFTLAEGNVADLPNGTGAVRNHTLENSNVDMTKEMADLMTNQKMIQASQRIMTSFDKIYEKEANEILR
- a CDS encoding DUF3951 domain-containing protein, whose product is MILLTIGAILLTVFIFFIIVFITFMMVVDKATPQIYYTPCESVTVKSKGKHRRKKS